A genomic stretch from Pirellulales bacterium includes:
- a CDS encoding sigma-70 family RNA polymerase sigma factor produces MAISESSAQRYTLHDPDVRLMLEVRDDKAAAFDELVLRYQNRLVTVLEHLVGRRDLAEDLTQDVFLRVYRSRKRYVPGAQFSTWLFTIANNVASNALRSQARRHEVHWKGKTGDSTGAFGLEQMAVAASAFMPGRQLDKAEMREIVREAVGTLNERQRMAVLLSKFENMNYDDIAEAMKMTPQAVKSLLSRARGNLRAVLEPYLERGEKL; encoded by the coding sequence TTGGCGATTAGCGAATCTTCCGCGCAGAGATATACGTTGCACGATCCCGATGTGCGACTGATGCTGGAAGTGCGCGACGACAAGGCGGCTGCCTTTGATGAGTTGGTGCTGCGTTACCAAAACCGCTTAGTTACGGTGCTCGAGCATCTCGTCGGCCGGCGCGACCTGGCCGAAGACCTTACCCAAGACGTATTTCTGCGAGTTTACCGGTCGCGAAAGCGCTACGTGCCGGGGGCGCAGTTTTCGACGTGGCTATTTACGATTGCCAACAATGTGGCTTCCAATGCGCTTCGCAGTCAGGCACGGCGACATGAAGTCCATTGGAAAGGTAAGACTGGCGACTCGACCGGCGCATTTGGCCTCGAACAAATGGCGGTCGCAGCCAGTGCATTCATGCCGGGACGACAGTTGGACAAGGCCGAGATGCGCGAAATAGTCCGCGAAGCCGTCGGCACACTTAACGAACGCCAACGGATGGCCGTGCTCCTGAGTAAGTTTGAAAACATGAACTACGACGATATTGCCGAAGCCATGAAGATGACTCCGCAAGCAGTGAAGTCGCTCTTGTCGCGAGCGCGCGGGAACTTGCGGGCGGTGCTTGAGCCGTATTTGGAACGAGGGGAAAAGCTCTGA
- the argB gene encoding acetylglutamate kinase, with translation MEKADVLIEALGWIRRFRDKVTVIKLGGSVMEDERALYHLLIDIVFMETVGMRPVVVHGGGAKIDRAMAEAGLTPRKIQGRRYTDDATLAIVEQVLAYETCENIAAKIEEFGGRAMPLNFRSTNVLFGERLTIKDAEGHDIDLGHVGTVTRVDRTTIENLCYAGQVPVIPSMCLGINGEKFNVNADTAATAVATALGAEKLMYLSDVNGVRLKKDDPHTLIHSLTAMQARKLIQDGVIESGMIPKVEACLDTLDQGVRKVHIIDGRVRHSLLLEIYTNKGVGTEMLRDE, from the coding sequence ATGGAAAAGGCTGATGTGCTGATCGAGGCCCTCGGCTGGATTCGACGGTTCCGCGACAAAGTGACCGTCATCAAGCTCGGCGGCAGTGTCATGGAGGACGAGCGGGCATTGTACCACCTCTTGATCGACATCGTCTTCATGGAAACCGTTGGCATGCGACCGGTGGTCGTCCACGGTGGCGGAGCGAAGATCGACAGGGCCATGGCGGAAGCTGGGCTGACACCGCGAAAAATTCAGGGCCGCAGGTACACCGACGATGCTACTCTGGCGATCGTCGAGCAAGTGTTGGCATACGAAACGTGCGAAAACATTGCTGCGAAGATTGAAGAATTCGGCGGCCGGGCGATGCCGCTAAATTTCCGCAGTACCAATGTCTTGTTCGGCGAGCGACTGACGATCAAAGACGCGGAAGGCCATGACATAGATTTGGGTCATGTCGGCACAGTGACACGGGTCGATCGCACGACGATTGAGAACCTGTGCTACGCCGGCCAAGTTCCCGTGATCCCTTCGATGTGTCTCGGCATCAATGGCGAAAAGTTCAATGTGAACGCCGACACGGCCGCCACGGCCGTCGCCACCGCGCTCGGCGCTGAGAAATTGATGTATCTCAGCGACGTGAACGGTGTGCGGTTAAAGAAAGACGATCCCCACACACTGATCCATTCGCTCACCGCCATGCAAGCTCGAAAGCTAATTCAAGATGGCGTGATCGAAAGCGGAATGATTCCCAAAGTCGAAGCCTGCCTCGACACACTCGATCAAGGAGTCCGAAAAGTCCACATCATCGACGGCCGAGTTCGCCACTCGCTGCTGCTCGAAATTTATACGAACAAAGGTGTTGGAACCGAAATGCTGCGCGACGAATAA